DNA sequence from the Atribacterota bacterium genome:
AAGGGAGTTCCCTTAAGTATCAATGAAGAAAATTTTGAGTTATCAAAACTTATCTCCAAATTAAATAAGATTGGAGGAGCAAATGCAGTAGGCCGTGTAGATATGGTGGAAAATAGATTAGTTGGAATTAAGTCAAGAGAGACTTATGAATGTCCCGGAGCAACTATTTTGTTGAATGCCTATAGCGCTTTGGAAAGTTTAGTTTTTCCGGGAGACTTAGCTCATTTTAAACAAATAATTTCTCTTAAATATGCAGAACTTACTTATAACGGACTCTGGTTTTCTGCTCTAAGAGAGGCCTTAGACGGATTTGTAGGCGTTATTAAAGAACAGGTTACAGGAATGGTAAAAGTAAAATTAATAAAAGGACAATGCATAGTAGTTGGCAGGAAATCACCAAATTCACTTTATGACTTTAATCTTGCTACCTATGATAAAGGTGATACCTTTAACCAGGACTTTGCCAAAGGTTTTATTCATCTATGGGGTTTACCGAGCAAAGTCTATTCATCAGTTAATAGAAAAAATGAATAGGAGTTTTTTATGAAAAAATTATGGGGCGGTAGATTCAAAAAAGATATAAGCGATACTATGCTGGATTTTGTATCTTCGATTAGTTTTGATAAAAAATTAGTTAAATATGATATTCAGGGTAGTATTGCTCATGCTAAAATGCTGAAAAAATGTAAAATTATTGCCGATAATGAAGCCAATCAAATAATTAGAGGATTGAATATTATTTTGAATGAAGTTAATACCGGGGAATTAACTGTTGATGACCAGGCTGAAGATATACACACCTGGGTAGAGAACCAGTTAATGAAGAAAATTGGGAACATCGCCGGAAAGCTTCATACCGCCCGAAGTCGCAATGACCAGGTTGCTTTAGACGAGAGGATGTATTTAAAAGAAGAAATAATAGTAATTAAGCAAAATTTAAAGTCTTTACAGGAAGCTCTGTTAATTGCTGCTCAAAATTATCTGGGAGTAATTATGCCAGGCTTTACCCATATGCAGCATGCCCAGCCGATACTCTTCTCTCATCATCTGCTGGCTTATTTTTTTAAATTCAATAGAGACAGAGAAAGATTAATAGATTTGTTTAAAAGAGTGGATGTTCTGCCTTTAGGTTCTGCCGCTTTAGGCGGAACATCTTACCCGATAGACCGGCATTTTGTAGCAAAGGAACTTGATTTTAACGCAGTATCTCCAAATAGTCTTGATGGAGTCAGTGACCGGGATTTTATTATAGAATTTTTGTCCGATGCATCAATGATAATGATGCATCTCAGCCGATTTAGTGAAGAAATAATCCTTTGGTCTTCTCAGGAGTTTGATTTTATTGAGCTGGATGATTCTTTTTGCACCGGAAGCAGTATTATGCCACAAAAGAAAAACCCTGATGCTGCAGAATTAATCAGAGGCAAAACGGGAAGGATATATGGCCACCTGATTACCCTGCTTACTCTTATGAAGTCTTTGCCCCTTGCTTATAATCATGATATGCAGGAAGATAAAGAACCATTATTTGATTCTGTTGATATTTTAAAAAAGTCTATTCTTATAATGACCGGGATGATTTCTACTATGCAGGTAAAATCAGATAATATGAAGAAAAGTATTAGCGGTGATTTTTCCAATGCTACTGAATTGGCAGATTATCTGGTTAAAAAAGGGTTACCCTTCCGGGATGCTCATCGGGTAGTAGGAGAAATTGTACTTTATTGTATTGATAAAAAGAAAAGCATAGAACAATTAAATCTGGAAGAATTACATGGTTTCCAGTCTACCTTTCAGAAAGATGTATTAACAATTTTGAGTCCTGAAGATGTTGTAAATTCGAAAATATCTTATGGCGGTACGTCTATACAAGCAGTAAAATGTGCTATAAAAGAGGCAGTAAGATTATTAGAAGATTAACATATAAACTTTAACTCAAAGCATAATAACCATACATTGACTTTATCAATAATAAATCGTATTATTACATTATTAAATGTGCGATAATCGTAATATATTTTTAATAATGGGAAAAATATGAAAAACATGCAAGAAGAAAAAAATAATCTTGCCTCTGAAATTAATGATTTATTTTTACAGCTTACTGAATTTTTATGGGAGCATGTATCAGGCAGTCAAATTTCCTCTGAGCGAGCTTCCTTTAGCATTACTGAACATTATCTTATCGAATTTTTAGGAAAAGAATCATTTGCTTCCATGAGTAAACTCTCTCAAATATTTCACGTAGCTCCCACTACTATGACCAGTATTGTTGACCGGTTAGTACAACGCGGTTATATAAAAAGACGACGTGCCCAGGAAGATAGAAGAAAGGTTTTAGTTGCACTTTCAGACAAGGGAATGAAATTCTATCTTTTTCATCGATATGAATCATTGGAATTTTATGCACAATATTTATCCAGGTTACCTGATAAGGGAGTAGATTTCCGCAAGAGTTTACATGAAATACAGCGGAATCTTGAATATCTCAGGGATTATATCAAAAAAAACCAGTATTAAATATACTTTTTTATTAATAATGATTTTTATATTAACTACTAACTAAAAGTAGTTATAAAATAAAAATTATAACTCATCTTACGATAATTTTAATTCAATTTTCAGAGGTGCAAAAATAAAAAATGGCAGAAACAAATACTAAAATAAAAAAACAAGAGTTAAAAAGATATTATTCAAAATCCATTCAGGAAATAGAATCAGAACTTGATACCTCTTTAAATACAGGTTTAACTGATGTAAAAGTGAAAGCACGTTTGGAAAAATTTGGTCCCAATCAATTAAGGGAGGGTAAAGGAAGAACTGTATGGGATATGCTGTTAGAGCAATTTAAAGATGTATTAATCATTATTTTGTTAGCCTCTGCTGTTGTTTCTGTCGTATTAGGGGAAGTAACTGATGCTATAGTAATTGCAATTATCGTCATATTAAATGCAATTATGAGTGTTATTCAGGAATTTAAGGCAGAAAAATCGTTGGATGCCTTAAAAAAAATGACTGTTCCTGAAACACTGGTTGTAAGAGATGGTCGGCAAAAAAAGATTCAATCAACACAATTGGTACCCGGGGATGTAGTACTTTTAGAATCCGGTGACAGAATTCCCGCAGATTTACGTTTAGTTGAAGTAACAGAGATGCGTATTCAGGAATCTGTCTTGACTGGAGAATCAGAGGCAGTAGAAAAAAATATTG
Encoded proteins:
- a CDS encoding MarR family transcriptional regulator, whose translation is MKNMQEEKNNLASEINDLFLQLTEFLWEHVSGSQISSERASFSITEHYLIEFLGKESFASMSKLSQIFHVAPTTMTSIVDRLVQRGYIKRRRAQEDRRKVLVALSDKGMKFYLFHRYESLEFYAQYLSRLPDKGVDFRKSLHEIQRNLEYLRDYIKKNQY
- the argH gene encoding argininosuccinate lyase; translated protein: MKKLWGGRFKKDISDTMLDFVSSISFDKKLVKYDIQGSIAHAKMLKKCKIIADNEANQIIRGLNIILNEVNTGELTVDDQAEDIHTWVENQLMKKIGNIAGKLHTARSRNDQVALDERMYLKEEIIVIKQNLKSLQEALLIAAQNYLGVIMPGFTHMQHAQPILFSHHLLAYFFKFNRDRERLIDLFKRVDVLPLGSAALGGTSYPIDRHFVAKELDFNAVSPNSLDGVSDRDFIIEFLSDASMIMMHLSRFSEEIILWSSQEFDFIELDDSFCTGSSIMPQKKNPDAAELIRGKTGRIYGHLITLLTLMKSLPLAYNHDMQEDKEPLFDSVDILKKSILIMTGMISTMQVKSDNMKKSISGDFSNATELADYLVKKGLPFRDAHRVVGEIVLYCIDKKKSIEQLNLEELHGFQSTFQKDVLTILSPEDVVNSKISYGGTSIQAVKCAIKEAVRLLED